One Ciconia boyciana chromosome 9, ASM3463844v1, whole genome shotgun sequence genomic window carries:
- the KIAA1191 gene encoding putative monooxygenase p33MONOX — translation MSSRQPDAPALEQGGGARPGKMSLPVGVPRRAFSYDDALEDTAPMTPPPADLCANVLWKQPVIPERKYQELSKIEEGDANMNAPVITPSSSTESVNKVPVVKAKATHIIMNSLITKQTQESIQRFEQQAGLRDAGYTPHKGLTTEETKYHRVAEAVHKLKMQSGEMTKDDKQTSSAQSTPSTTPHSSPKHKNRGWFSQGSSTSITGPDFAMEAGGDKLPSERWSFFGPKAIQKSVNDPGGFTIQSYKGAQKPSPMELMRAQATRMPEDPLTFKPPKMDIPVTEGRKQSPRSHNIKPRDLNVLTPTGF, via the exons atgagCTCGCGGCAGCCGGACGCTCCCG CGCTGGAgcagggcggcggggcccgcccGGGCAAGATGTCGCTGCCCGTCGGCGTGCCGCGGCGGGCCTTCAGCTACGACGACGCCCTGGAGGACACGGCGCCCATGACGCCGCCGCCCGCCGACCTGTGCGCCAACGTCCTCTGGAAGCAGCCGGTCATCCCCGAGCGCAAGTACCAGGAGCTCTCGAAG ATTGAGGAAGGGGATGCTAACATGAATGCACCTGTCATAACTCCTTCATCGTCCACTGAAAGTGTGAACAAGGTACCTGTGGTGAAGGCCAAGGCCACTCATATCATCATGAACTCTCTCATTACAA AGCAGACTCAGGAGAGCATTCAGCGCtttgagcagcaggcagggctgagagATGCTGGCTACACTCCCCACAAAGGCCTCACTACTGAGGAGACCAAGTATCACCGAGTGGCTGAGGCAGTCCAC AAGCTAAAAATGCAGAGTGGAGAGATGACAAAAGATGACAAACAGACTTCTTCTGCTCAGTCCACTCCAAGCACCACtccccactcctctcccaaGCATAAAAACAG GGGTTGGTTTAGTCAGGGATCCTCTACTTCTATCACTGGCCCAGACTTTGCCATGGAAGCTGGTGGGGACAAACTGCCATCTGAAAGATGGAGCTTTTTTGGACCCAAAGCAATCCAGAAATCTGTCAATGATCCAG GAGGATTTACCATCCAATCTTACAAGGGTGCCCAGAAGCCATCCCCGATGGAGCTGATGCGTGCTCAGGCTACTAGGATGCCAGAGGATCCACTCACCTTCAAGCCACCTAAAATGGACATTCCAGTCACAGAAGGGAGGAAACAATCTCCACGTTCCCATAATATCAAACCTCGGGATCTGAATGTGCTCACTCCCACTGGGTTCTAG
- the ARL10 gene encoding ADP-ribosylation factor-like protein 10, whose protein sequence is MARPGALRDLTLALGAAVAALGSLLFIAWKICFRGTGTGTDWSGWWERELRELRDRAPAGDALDWRQVLVLGLDGAGKSSVLHYLCSQTARERIAPTRGFNSAQLYIEGLEVDLLEVGGSQNLRAYWPHYLSQAHVLVFVVDSVDRSRLLTARQELHSLLAAEPQLPLVVLANKQDKSNALSVAELQEELALHTLSKQRELFLLPTSATWASLSTATSVLHVKSLLVTLLSQP, encoded by the exons aTGGCTCGGCCCGGCGCCCTCCGGGACCTGACGCTGGCCCTGGGGGCGGCCGTGGCCGCCCTCGGCTCCCTCCTCTTCATCGCCTGGAAGATCTGCTTccgcggcaccggcaccggcaccgacTGGAGCGGCTGGTGGGAGCGGGAGCTGCGGGAGCTGCGGGACCGAGCCCCCGCCGGCGACGCG CTGGACTGGCGGcaggtgctggtgctgggacTGGACggggcagggaagagcagcGTCCTGCACTACCTCTGCAGCCAGACGGCCAGGGAGCGCATCGCACCCACCCGCGGCTTCAACTCTGCCCAGCTCTACATCGAGGGGCTGGAGGTGGACCTGCTGGAGG TGGGGGGCAGCCAGAACCTGCGAGCGTACTGGCCCCACTACCTGAGCCAGGCCCATGTGCTGGTGTTCGTGGTGGACTCGGTGGACAGGTCGCGCCTGCTGACGGCGCGCCAGGAGCTGCACTcgctgctggctgcagagccccagctgcccctggTTGTGCTGGCCAACAAGCAG GATAAGAGCAATGCCCTGAGcgtggcagagctgcaggaggagctggccCTGCACACGCTCAGCAAGCAGCGagagctcttcctcctgcccaccAGTGCAACCTGGGCCAGCCTGAGCACTGCCACCAGTGTCCTCCATGTGAAGAGCTTGCTGGTcaccctgctctcccagccctga
- the HIGD2A gene encoding HIG1 domain family member 2A, mitochondrial — protein sequence MAAGPPPPLEPSPLPVFSDEGFGDKFLRKTRENPMVPLGCLCTVGVLTYGLICFKRGNIRRSQLMMRARILAQGFTFAALLGGMVVTAMKSRK from the exons ATGGCGGCCGGGCCTCCCCCGCCGCTGGAGCCCAGTCCGCTGCCGGTGTTCAGCGACGAGGGCTTCGGGGACAAGTTCCTGCGCAAGACCCGAGAGAACCCCATGGTGCCCCTCG GCTGCCTCTGCACTGTCGGCGTCCTGACCTACGGACTGATCTGCTTCAAGAGAGGCAACATCCGTCGGTCTCAGCTGATGATGCGGGCACGTATCCTGGCCCAGGGCTTCACCTTTGCGGCCCTCCTGGGAGGCATGGTGGTCACAGCCATGAAATCTAGAAAGTGA
- the NOP16 gene encoding nucleolar protein 16, translating into MPKAKGKSRRQKYSYNLNRKRLYRSARRRAAPRIACSHIRHAWDPTKSVAQNLAEMGLAEDPNKAVPIPKKLLGMEVESNGREQGKKIVRKPYVVNEMEYEASLPEKKSNTLSRDLIDYVRYMIQNHGENYKEMARDEKNYYQDTPKQIKRKINVYKNFYPEEYKDLIASLKLEKMDVQ; encoded by the exons ATGCCGAAGGCGAAGGGGAAGAGCCGGCGGCAGAAGTACTCCTACAACCTCAACCGCAAGCGGCTCTAccgcagcgcccgccgccgcgccgccccgcgcatCGCCTG CTCGCATATCCGCCATGCCTGGGACCCGACCAAGTCGGTGGCGCAGAACCTGGCCGAGATGGGCCTGGCCGAGGATCCCAACAAGGccgtccccatccccaagaAGCTGCTG GGGATGGAAGTGGAAAGCAATGGACGggagcaaggaaagaaaatagtgcGGAAGCCCTACGTGGTGAACG AGATGGAATATGAGGCCAGTCTCCCCGAGAAGAAGTCAAACACGCTCTCACGAGACCTCATTGACTATGTGCGGTACATGATACAGAACCACGGGGAGAACTACAAG GAAATGGCTCGAGATGAGAAGAACTACTACCAGGATACTCCCAAGCAGATTAAGAGAAAGATCAACGTGTACAAGAATTTCTATCCTGAGGAGTACAAGGATTTAATTGCATCACTCAAGCTGGAAAAGATGGATGTGCAGTGA
- the CLTB gene encoding clathrin light chain B, whose amino-acid sequence MADDFGFFSSSEGAGAEEDPAAAFLAQQESEIAGIENDEGFGPTDGESAAAPAGQAAPPEPAGFQNGGATVNGDVFQESNGPTDAYAAIAKADRLTQEPESIRKWREEQKKRLEELDAASKVTEQEWREKAKKDLEEWNLRQNEQMEKNRANNRASEEAFLKESKEETPGSEWEKVAQLCDFNPKSSKQSKDVSRMRSVLISLKQTPLSR is encoded by the exons ATGGCCGACGACTTCGGCTTCTTTTCCTCGTCCGAGGGGGCCGGCGCCGAGGAGGACCCGGCCGCCGCCTTCTTGGCCCAACAGGAGAGCGAGATCGCGGGCATCGAGAACGACGAGGGCTTCGGGCCGACCGACGGCGAATCGGCCGCCGCCCCTGCCGGGCAGGCGGCCCCGCCGGAACCGG cTGGTTTCCAGAATGGAGGAGCCACTGTCAATGGAGATGTCTTTCAG GAGTCCAACGGCCCCACGGATGCCTACGCAGCCATAGCCAAGGCTGACCGGCTGACCCAGGAACCTGAGAGCATCCGCAAGTGGAGGGAGGAGCAGAAGAAGCgcctggaggagctgg ATGCAGCATCGAAGGTGACTGAGCAGGAATGGCGTGAGAAGGCCAAGAAGGACCTGGAGGAGTGGAACCTGCGTCAGAATGAGCAGATGGAGAAGAACCGGGCAAACAACAG GGCCTCGGAGGAAGCATTCCTGAAGGAGTCCAAGGAGGAAACCCCAGGCTCCGAGTGGGAGAAGGTGGCCCAGCTCTGTGATTTCAACCCCAAGAGCAGCAAGCAGAGCAAGGATGTCTCGCGGATGCGCTCGGTGCTTATCTCCCTCAAACAGACACCCCTGTCCCGCTAG